One window of the Desulfitobacterium chlororespirans DSM 11544 genome contains the following:
- a CDS encoding GtrA family protein has translation MELLLFLGLRRGAGFDVVSANILAMGIATGVNFLMNRNWSFRSSTRVSRSFVLYISLILFNMVFTTWMIALLVSWGVSDFWAKFMMMAAATLWNFALYRKVIFT, from the coding sequence TTGGAACTGCTCCTATTCCTTGGCTTACGGCGGGGGGCCGGTTTCGATGTGGTATCGGCAAATATTCTCGCCATGGGAATTGCCACCGGAGTCAATTTCTTAATGAACCGGAATTGGTCCTTTCGCAGCAGTACCAGGGTAAGCCGCAGTTTTGTCCTATATATTTCCCTGATCCTCTTCAATATGGTTTTTACCACTTGGATGATCGCCCTTTTAGTAAGTTGGGGAGTGAGCGACTTTTGGGCTAAATTTATGATGATGGCCGCGGCAACACTTTGGAATTTTGCACTCTACAGGAAAGTGATTTTTACTTAA
- a CDS encoding glycosyltransferase family 2 protein: protein MISIILPVYNEEKQIYINVQRIRSILLGARIKHQLIIIDDGSTDDSWSELQRLAEDFNNVLLLKFSRNFGKEAALCAGLETATGDACVILDADLQHPPEYIPEMVRLWRDEGYEVVEGIKASRGRETMWGKIAALTYYRLFNKATGINLTNASDFKLLDQKVVETWKTLQEKDTFFRGMSAWLGYKRIQIPFPVQERREGRSKWSLPGLFKLAVDSITSFSAMPLQVITGLGIGLLFFDVVLVGQTLYMKFSGQAFTGFTTVIILILGIGSCIMISLGIIGIYISKIYDEVKGRPRYIISEQKKSALKTIRRKIQ, encoded by the coding sequence TTGATTTCCATCATCCTTCCTGTATACAACGAGGAAAAGCAGATCTATATCAATGTCCAAAGAATCCGTTCCATATTATTAGGTGCCAGGATCAAGCATCAGCTTATTATCATTGACGATGGATCAACCGATGATTCGTGGTCAGAGCTGCAGCGATTAGCCGAGGATTTTAATAATGTACTCCTTCTCAAATTCAGCAGGAACTTCGGCAAAGAAGCTGCTTTATGTGCCGGACTGGAGACCGCCACAGGGGATGCCTGCGTGATCCTCGATGCGGATCTTCAGCACCCTCCCGAATACATCCCGGAAATGGTCCGCCTCTGGCGGGATGAGGGGTATGAAGTGGTTGAAGGAATCAAAGCCAGCCGGGGCAGGGAAACGATGTGGGGAAAAATAGCCGCCTTGACCTATTACAGACTGTTTAATAAAGCTACTGGAATTAATCTAACCAATGCCTCGGATTTTAAACTCTTGGACCAGAAAGTAGTGGAGACTTGGAAAACCCTTCAAGAAAAGGATACCTTTTTCCGCGGCATGTCCGCTTGGCTGGGATATAAACGAATCCAGATTCCTTTTCCGGTTCAGGAGCGCCGGGAAGGGCGCTCCAAATGGTCCTTGCCCGGTTTGTTTAAACTGGCTGTTGATTCCATTACTTCCTTCAGTGCCATGCCCTTGCAAGTCATCACCGGACTGGGGATCGGGCTGCTTTTTTTCGATGTGGTCTTAGTGGGGCAGACTCTGTACATGAAGTTCAGCGGTCAGGCTTTTACGGGATTTACCACAGTGATCATTCTGATCCTGGGAATCGGCAGTTGTATCATGATCAGTCTTGGCATTATCGGCATCTATATCTCGAAAATCTATGACGAAGTCAAGGGAAGACCCCGCTATATCATCTCCGAACAGAAAAAAAGTGCACTCAAAACGATCCGCAGAAAAATCCAGTGA
- a CDS encoding DnaJ C-terminal domain-containing protein, producing the protein MQYKDYYQILGVDKKAAPEEIKKAYRGLTKKYHPDINPGNKEAEEKYKEINEAYEVLGDPEKREKYDNFGNEFNYHNGYNFDPSQFGFGNGQFEFKTAGAGDYSDFFNLFFGGGGPDLDSLFGQKGPRTRGARSQFAYPGENIESELSIALEEGFQGAEKQISLRGRNGQKSLSVKIPKGIKEGEKIRLRGQGEQGVNGGENGDLYLTIHVHPHRNYVLEGINLTTTVDVLPWDAALGSEATVKTLDSTIKVRIPPGIQTDSKIRVAGKGYIDRNGTRGDLYIKVRIINPTSLSSEMKSLFEKLRDLS; encoded by the coding sequence TTGCAATATAAGGATTATTATCAAATTCTCGGTGTAGATAAAAAGGCGGCTCCTGAGGAAATCAAAAAGGCCTATCGAGGCCTGACCAAAAAATATCACCCGGACATTAATCCGGGCAACAAGGAAGCTGAAGAAAAGTATAAGGAGATCAACGAAGCCTACGAAGTTCTGGGGGATCCTGAAAAACGAGAGAAATACGATAATTTTGGCAATGAATTCAACTACCATAACGGCTATAATTTCGACCCCTCCCAATTTGGGTTTGGGAATGGCCAATTTGAATTCAAGACCGCCGGAGCAGGTGATTACAGCGATTTCTTCAACCTTTTCTTTGGAGGGGGCGGTCCGGATTTGGATAGCCTCTTTGGCCAAAAAGGTCCCCGCACCCGGGGAGCACGCTCCCAATTTGCCTATCCCGGGGAGAATATTGAGTCGGAACTGTCCATCGCCTTGGAAGAAGGTTTTCAGGGCGCGGAAAAACAGATCTCCCTAAGAGGCAGGAACGGTCAGAAAAGCCTCTCTGTAAAAATTCCCAAGGGGATTAAAGAAGGAGAAAAGATTCGGCTCAGAGGACAAGGGGAACAAGGGGTAAATGGCGGAGAGAACGGAGACTTATACCTCACCATTCACGTTCATCCCCATAGAAACTATGTTCTGGAAGGAATTAATCTTACCACCACAGTGGATGTGCTCCCCTGGGATGCTGCTTTAGGCTCGGAAGCAACCGTGAAAACCCTGGATTCCACCATCAAAGTCAGAATACCCCCAGGGATACAGACGGACAGCAAGATTCGCGTCGCCGGCAAAGGATATATCGATCGGAATGGGACCCGGGGAGACCTCTATATCAAAGTCCGAATCATCAACCCGACCTCGCTCAGCTCGGAAATGAAGAGCTTGTTTGAGAAGCTAAGGGATTTGTCATAG
- a CDS encoding GNAT family N-acetyltransferase: protein MRSGESKPADIRALLIEDYDAVIELWQNTEGIGLSEADSRENIRRFLARNPYLSSVAEKDGEILGAVLCGHDSRRGYLHHLAVRSDQRLQGIGKRLVNISLQNLKAEGIDKCHIFVFRDNGKGIAFWAQNDWEARLDLTIMSRYTGDGSPSPAG, encoded by the coding sequence ATGAGGTCTGGAGAATCCAAACCGGCGGACATCAGAGCTTTGCTCATAGAAGATTATGATGCAGTCATCGAACTTTGGCAAAACACCGAGGGAATTGGGCTTAGTGAGGCGGACTCCCGGGAGAACATCAGGCGTTTCCTGGCAAGAAACCCGTACCTGAGCTCAGTTGCAGAAAAGGATGGGGAAATCCTGGGGGCTGTGTTATGCGGACATGACAGCCGCCGTGGCTATCTCCATCACCTGGCGGTCAGAAGTGACCAGCGCTTGCAGGGGATTGGCAAGCGGTTGGTTAACATAAGCCTGCAAAACCTCAAGGCTGAAGGTATCGATAAATGTCACATCTTTGTCTTTCGAGACAATGGAAAAGGGATTGCCTTTTGGGCCCAAAATGACTGGGAGGCCCGTTTGGATCTCACCATCATGTCCAGATATACAGGAGATGGCTCCCCAAGTCCGGCCGGCTGA
- a CDS encoding GNAT family N-acetyltransferase: protein MNIRKFEPKDRDSVVEVWYKASIIAHDFISKEVWEAERTNIRDKYLSLAETWVTEEEGKVIGFISLVDQYIGGLFVEPSQQGMGAGTQLIQQAQEEKGHLTVGVYSKNSAARGFYRKHGFRKISEEFQPETGEIVINKAWKQAGII, encoded by the coding sequence ATGAACATTAGAAAATTTGAACCAAAGGACAGGGACTCCGTAGTTGAGGTCTGGTATAAAGCCAGTATCATAGCCCATGATTTCATCTCTAAGGAAGTATGGGAAGCAGAAAGAACGAATATAAGAGATAAGTATCTTTCCCTGGCCGAGACTTGGGTCACAGAAGAAGAGGGCAAGGTGATTGGTTTTATCTCCTTGGTTGACCAATATATAGGGGGATTATTTGTTGAGCCTTCCCAGCAGGGAATGGGAGCGGGTACCCAGCTCATCCAACAGGCTCAGGAAGAAAAAGGACACCTTACCGTGGGGGTTTACAGCAAAAATTCCGCTGCCAGAGGTTTTTATAGAAAGCATGGGTTCAGGAAAATCAGTGAAGAGTTTCAACCGGAAACCGGGGAAATCGTGATTAATAAGGCATGGAAGCAGGCGGGGATAATATGA
- a CDS encoding DUF456 domain-containing protein, translating into MTTVALIIAVLLFIVGLLGTVLPILPGAVLIYGGMLIYGLMTEFATLDFNFYLIQGLVFAFIFLVDYLATAAGTRHFGGSRQAGWGAAVGMIVGLFFGPLGILVGPFLGAVGAELLRKTELSQAIRVGFGTLIGLLGGTIIKLGVEILMIIYFFIKI; encoded by the coding sequence TTGACCACAGTAGCATTGATCATTGCTGTTCTGCTGTTTATCGTAGGTTTATTGGGGACTGTTCTTCCCATTTTGCCGGGAGCCGTCCTTATCTACGGCGGTATGTTGATTTATGGGCTGATGACGGAATTCGCCACCCTGGATTTTAACTTCTACCTTATTCAGGGCCTGGTGTTTGCCTTTATTTTTCTGGTGGATTATCTGGCTACCGCCGCAGGAACACGCCATTTTGGGGGAAGCAGACAAGCGGGCTGGGGAGCAGCCGTGGGAATGATCGTGGGACTCTTTTTTGGTCCCCTGGGCATCCTTGTCGGCCCTTTTTTGGGCGCGGTAGGGGCGGAATTGCTGCGCAAAACAGAGCTCAGCCAGGCAATCCGCGTAGGCTTTGGCACTCTGATAGGGCTTTTGGGAGGAACAATCATCAAGCTTGGGGTGGAAATTCTCATGATCATTTACTTCTTTATTAAAATTTAA
- a CDS encoding 6-phosphofructokinase produces MKPNEGEQWDGQSEVKKLAILTGGGDCPGLNAVIRAAVKTACHRGIAVVGIQDGFRGAVEGDFRPLEPKDVSGILPRGGTILGTTNRDNPFAYPTWVGEERQVQDRSAEVMDRFKAEGIDALIAIGGDGSLSIALEFAKQGLKVVGVPKTIDNDLMCTDLTFGFQTAVATAQDALDRLHTTAESHHRIMILEVMGRYAGWIALYAGVAGGADVILIPEIPYQLRSIAEAVQRRARLGKHFSIIVVAEGAKPLGGDMVVERTMSGRTDPIKLGGIGAKLAADLEKVTDMETRVTVLGHLQRGGSPIAVDRVLSTRYGVAAVESALAGDFGMMVALQGQDIVRVPMAEAVHKLKQVELDDPVLNSARSMGIKFGD; encoded by the coding sequence ATGAAACCTAACGAAGGAGAGCAGTGGGATGGCCAATCTGAAGTCAAGAAGCTGGCGATCTTGACCGGGGGCGGAGACTGCCCGGGGTTGAATGCGGTGATTCGTGCCGCTGTAAAAACAGCTTGTCATCGCGGCATAGCGGTGGTGGGGATTCAAGATGGTTTCCGGGGAGCTGTGGAAGGGGATTTCCGTCCCTTAGAGCCTAAGGATGTCTCCGGGATCTTACCCCGGGGAGGAACCATTCTGGGCACCACCAACCGGGATAATCCCTTTGCCTATCCCACCTGGGTCGGAGAAGAACGGCAGGTTCAGGATCGTTCCGCTGAAGTGATGGACAGGTTTAAAGCGGAAGGAATTGATGCCCTGATTGCGATCGGGGGAGATGGGAGCTTAAGCATCGCTTTGGAATTTGCCAAGCAAGGGCTTAAGGTGGTAGGTGTCCCCAAAACCATTGACAATGACCTAATGTGCACGGATTTGACCTTTGGCTTTCAGACCGCTGTGGCTACTGCACAGGATGCTTTGGACCGGCTCCACACAACGGCTGAATCCCACCATCGCATTATGATCTTAGAGGTCATGGGACGATACGCCGGTTGGATAGCCCTCTATGCCGGAGTGGCGGGGGGAGCGGATGTCATCTTAATTCCGGAAATTCCTTATCAGCTGAGGAGTATCGCTGAAGCTGTCCAGAGACGGGCCCGTTTAGGCAAGCACTTCAGCATCATTGTGGTGGCTGAAGGGGCTAAACCCCTGGGCGGAGACATGGTTGTGGAACGCACTATGTCAGGGAGAACGGATCCTATTAAATTGGGAGGAATCGGCGCAAAGCTGGCGGCGGATTTAGAGAAGGTCACCGATATGGAGACCAGGGTGACTGTGCTGGGACATCTGCAGCGGGGAGGTTCTCCCATCGCTGTGGATCGGGTGCTGTCTACACGCTATGGGGTGGCTGCCGTTGAATCCGCTTTGGCTGGTGATTTTGGCATGATGGTCGCCCTGCAGGGGCAAGACATCGTCAGAGTGCCTATGGCCGAAGCTGTTCACAAGCTGAAGCAGGTGGAGCTTGATGACCCTGTCTTAAATTCCGCCCGCAGTATGGGGATCAAATTCGGGGACTAA
- a CDS encoding ABC transporter ATP-binding protein encodes MNILKRFISYYKPYRLLFYTDMLCAIIVSAIDLSFPMILSYLINKVFIQEREAILNTILVVGIALLVMYIIKYFCQYFIVSYGHIMGAKMETDMRRDLFTHLQKLSFSYYDKRNTGELMSRLVADLFDISELAHHGPENLFISILKIVGSFVILMTLNVQMTLALSIVTLVIIVFSLYKNKVMQPIFSDNRVKIAKVNSSVQDSLAGIRVVQSFANEGIEKKKFAHSNEAFLESKTGAYKVMGGFHAWNSFFEGLLYIVVVVTGGIHIANGTLRPSDLAVYILYINIFINPIDVLINFTEQFQKGYAGFKRFVEVLETHPDIKDEPGAKPLTQVKGDIEYQSVSFGYDEEESHVLNQVSLKIKAGETIALVGPSGGGKTTLCSLLPRFYEVTSGTITIDGQDIRKVTLISLRNAIGVVQQDVYLFDGSIKQNIAYGKAGATDEEIIEAAKKANIHEFITSLEEGYDTYVGERGVRLSGGQKQRLSIARVFLKNPPILILDEATSALDNESERYIQKSLEELAQNRTTIVIAHRLSTIRNADEIIVITDEGIKEKGNHQELLEIEGIYAHYYRMQFEGLEG; translated from the coding sequence GTGAATATTTTAAAGCGTTTTATCAGTTACTACAAACCTTACCGTCTGCTTTTTTACACGGATATGCTGTGCGCGATCATCGTATCCGCTATTGATTTATCCTTTCCCATGATTCTGAGCTATTTGATCAACAAGGTATTTATCCAGGAGCGGGAAGCTATTCTGAACACAATCCTAGTGGTCGGGATAGCTCTGCTGGTTATGTACATCATCAAGTATTTTTGTCAGTATTTTATCGTTTCCTACGGACATATCATGGGCGCCAAAATGGAAACGGATATGCGGCGGGATCTGTTCACCCATCTGCAGAAATTATCTTTTTCCTATTATGACAAACGCAATACGGGAGAGCTGATGTCCCGGCTGGTTGCGGATTTATTCGATATCTCCGAGTTAGCACACCACGGACCGGAGAATCTCTTTATATCGATTTTAAAGATTGTCGGCTCCTTTGTGATTTTAATGACCCTGAATGTTCAAATGACTCTGGCTCTCTCGATCGTAACCCTGGTGATTATTGTTTTCAGCCTCTATAAGAATAAAGTGATGCAGCCTATCTTCAGTGATAACCGTGTCAAAATCGCCAAGGTGAATTCCAGTGTTCAAGATAGTCTGGCAGGAATCCGTGTGGTCCAATCCTTTGCCAATGAAGGGATCGAGAAGAAGAAATTTGCCCACAGCAATGAGGCTTTCCTGGAATCAAAAACAGGAGCCTATAAGGTCATGGGCGGGTTCCACGCCTGGAACTCTTTCTTTGAAGGGCTGCTCTACATCGTAGTGGTCGTCACAGGGGGCATCCATATTGCCAATGGGACTTTAAGACCTTCTGATCTGGCGGTGTATATTCTTTACATCAATATCTTCATTAATCCGATTGATGTGTTGATCAACTTTACGGAACAATTCCAAAAGGGTTATGCAGGCTTTAAGCGTTTTGTCGAGGTTCTGGAGACCCATCCGGATATTAAAGACGAACCTGGGGCAAAACCTTTAACCCAGGTTAAAGGAGATATTGAGTATCAGAGTGTCTCTTTCGGCTATGATGAGGAGGAATCCCATGTTCTCAATCAGGTCAGCCTGAAGATCAAAGCCGGGGAAACCATCGCTTTGGTAGGTCCCTCCGGCGGCGGCAAAACCACTCTGTGCTCTTTATTGCCAAGATTTTACGAAGTGACTTCCGGAACCATCACCATCGATGGTCAGGATATCCGCAAGGTAACTCTGATCTCTCTGCGCAATGCCATTGGGGTAGTCCAGCAGGATGTCTACCTGTTTGATGGCAGCATTAAGCAAAATATCGCCTATGGCAAAGCGGGAGCCACCGATGAAGAAATCATTGAGGCAGCGAAAAAGGCCAATATCCATGAGTTTATCACCTCTCTTGAAGAGGGTTATGACACCTATGTGGGTGAGCGGGGAGTAAGACTTTCCGGCGGTCAGAAACAGCGCCTGTCCATTGCCCGGGTTTTCTTGAAGAACCCTCCCATATTGATCCTGGATGAGGCTACTTCAGCCTTGGACAATGAGAGTGAACGCTATATTCAAAAATCTCTGGAGGAGCTGGCCCAGAACCGGACTACGATTGTGATCGCCCACCGCTTGAGCACCATTCGCAATGCCGATGAAATTATCGTGATCACGGATGAGGGAATTAAAGAAAAAGGAAATCACCAGGAGCTCCTGGAAATAGAGGGCATATATGCCCATTACTATAGAATGCAATTTGAAGGGCTGGAAGGCTAA
- a CDS encoding alpha/beta fold hydrolase, with the protein MPSATLADGKLHYLDRGTGKPLVFIHGLGADLSFHDPQIEFFSRTHRVICPELRGNARSSRLTGPIHNILDSQCQDLAALMEGLGIEQTVLAGTSYGGVFCFNFVLRYPEKVSGLIIGDALGDTRISSFREALLMFAQYLGLWGIYLPKPLLIAMMRHQYKQWPCARDHVVNFARGMRRTEFLLQLLAMNRINFTPYLKQVNCPALGIVGAENKVGVGWMKSAMKEIPQSSLAIVPHALDPTNLCQPEEYNRLVKEFLERLHYI; encoded by the coding sequence ATGCCAAGTGCAACTCTCGCCGATGGAAAGCTACATTACTTGGATCGTGGAACAGGTAAGCCCCTTGTCTTTATTCATGGACTGGGGGCTGACCTGAGCTTCCATGACCCGCAAATTGAGTTTTTCAGCCGGACTCACCGGGTCATCTGCCCGGAGCTGCGGGGCAATGCCCGCTCCAGCCGACTCACCGGCCCTATCCACAACATCCTGGACAGCCAGTGTCAGGATCTGGCAGCCTTAATGGAGGGATTAGGCATTGAGCAAACCGTTTTGGCGGGTACCTCCTATGGCGGTGTTTTCTGCTTTAACTTTGTGCTGCGTTATCCAGAGAAGGTTTCCGGGTTGATCATTGGGGACGCTCTGGGGGATACCCGAATAAGCAGTTTCAGGGAAGCCCTGCTTATGTTCGCACAGTACTTAGGGCTATGGGGTATTTACCTCCCCAAGCCTTTGCTGATTGCGATGATGAGGCATCAATACAAACAATGGCCTTGTGCCCGGGACCATGTGGTGAACTTTGCCCGGGGTATGCGCCGGACAGAATTTCTGCTTCAGCTTTTAGCGATGAATCGAATTAATTTTACTCCCTATCTTAAGCAAGTGAACTGCCCTGCCTTAGGAATTGTCGGAGCGGAAAATAAAGTAGGGGTAGGCTGGATGAAGAGTGCTATGAAGGAGATTCCTCAGTCCTCCCTGGCAATCGTTCCTCATGCCCTTGATCCGACTAATCTGTGCCAGCCTGAGGAATACAACCGCTTAGTGAAGGAATTTCTGGAAAGATTGCACTATATATAA
- a CDS encoding MFS transporter codes for MLIKTEHWQRSFYTLWAGQAVSLITSAVLQMAIIWHLTEETGSAMVLSIATLVGFLPQAILGPFIGVLVDRYHRKYVMIGADLLIAAVGLVLALASLAMELPVWLIMVVLFLRSVGTAFHSPALNAVTPLLVPEDQLTKCAGYTQSIQSASYILGPALAALLYAVWDLNSIILVDVGGAVLASILTAFVFIPRLEAGESAAQGNLMLEMKEGYSALRSNKGLFALLWVGALYMLFFMPINALFPLMSMKYFGGTTFHASLVEIVFAAGMLAGGLVLGVWGGFKNRVMSLAASILLMGASLMVSGLLPAKGYVVFVLCSTLMGFSAPFYSAVQTALFQEKISPEYLGRVFALLGSVVSVAMPLGLVLSALFADTIGVNRWFLISGILITGIAVLPVLIPGLRNLDRQEDKTA; via the coding sequence ATGCTTATAAAAACTGAACACTGGCAGCGCAGCTTCTATACTCTATGGGCAGGTCAGGCCGTATCCCTGATCACCAGCGCCGTCCTGCAAATGGCCATCATTTGGCACCTTACCGAAGAGACCGGCTCAGCTATGGTTCTGTCCATAGCGACTTTGGTGGGATTTCTGCCTCAGGCGATTTTAGGGCCTTTCATCGGGGTGTTGGTCGATCGCTATCATCGTAAATATGTCATGATCGGCGCCGACCTTCTGATTGCCGCCGTAGGCCTGGTGCTGGCCCTGGCCTCCCTGGCCATGGAACTGCCCGTGTGGCTGATTATGGTTGTTTTGTTCCTGCGCAGTGTAGGTACCGCCTTCCATTCTCCGGCTCTGAATGCGGTGACACCGCTTTTGGTCCCGGAGGATCAATTGACAAAATGTGCGGGATATACTCAATCCATTCAGTCCGCCAGCTATATACTGGGACCCGCCCTGGCTGCTCTGCTCTATGCTGTCTGGGATCTTAACTCCATCATCCTGGTGGATGTGGGGGGAGCTGTTTTGGCCAGCATCCTTACAGCGTTTGTGTTTATTCCCAGGTTAGAGGCCGGGGAGAGCGCAGCTCAGGGAAATCTAATGCTGGAGATGAAAGAGGGGTATTCAGCGCTTCGCTCAAATAAGGGCTTGTTTGCCCTTTTATGGGTGGGGGCCTTGTATATGCTCTTCTTCATGCCCATCAATGCCTTATTTCCCCTGATGAGTATGAAATATTTTGGCGGAACCACCTTCCACGCTTCCCTCGTGGAGATCGTCTTTGCGGCAGGGATGCTGGCGGGGGGACTGGTCCTGGGAGTATGGGGGGGCTTCAAGAACCGGGTGATGAGCCTTGCCGCGTCTATTTTGCTCATGGGAGCCAGTCTCATGGTATCAGGATTATTGCCGGCGAAGGGCTATGTGGTCTTTGTTTTGTGCTCGACTCTCATGGGCTTTTCCGCCCCTTTTTACAGCGCAGTACAAACGGCTTTGTTTCAAGAAAAGATCAGCCCGGAATATCTGGGACGTGTCTTTGCTTTATTAGGCAGCGTTGTTTCGGTGGCTATGCCGCTCGGCTTGGTGTTATCCGCTTTGTTTGCGGATACAATAGGAGTGAATCGCTGGTTTCTTATCTCGGGAATACTGATCACGGGAATCGCTGTGCTGCCGGTCCTCATACCTGGATTGCGGAATTTGGATCGGCAGGAAGATAAGACAGCCTGA
- a CDS encoding AAA family ATPase — translation MSRGIIVFGANGSGKSTLGRELARILNFKYMDIEDYHFIKSEIPYTVERTREDRLNLMLADIEKSGSFVVSAVVGDFGEEISSRYNFAVFISAPLETRVERIKQRAYEQHGERICEGGDMYEQHLKFIDFVASRPLSRTEQWAKTLVCPVIHIDGTKSISENTELVVEEYLHNLSSKELRR, via the coding sequence ATGTCGAGAGGCATAATTGTTTTTGGAGCAAACGGCAGCGGAAAATCCACTCTGGGACGAGAGCTGGCGCGTATTTTGAATTTTAAGTATATGGATATTGAAGATTATCACTTTATAAAATCAGAAATTCCATACACAGTAGAGCGCACACGTGAGGACCGTTTAAATTTAATGCTTGCCGATATCGAGAAAAGTGGTTCATTTGTTGTTTCTGCCGTCGTTGGTGATTTTGGTGAGGAAATTTCATCGAGGTATAACTTTGCTGTATTTATATCAGCACCACTTGAAACTCGTGTTGAACGCATAAAGCAAAGAGCTTATGAACAGCATGGAGAACGTATCTGTGAAGGCGGTGATATGTACGAGCAGCACTTAAAGTTTATTGACTTTGTGGCATCACGGCCTCTATCAAGAACTGAGCAATGGGCAAAAACTCTTGTGTGTCCTGTCATACATATTGATGGCACAAAATCTATTTCTGAAAATACAGAACTGGTTGTTGAAGAATACTTACATAATTTATCCTCCAAAGAGCTGCGAAGATGA